aacatCACAGAACGTGATTTCACACGAACTCTGACATAAAATCAATTGTAAGTCCAGGAAGTGACGTACTCTTCACGCATGCGCGGATCGATCGTTTCGTGAATTTatatccatttttaaaaagtgtgaaacatttgctCTCATAAACAAAAGTGTCTTTCTTGAAGTGAAATCCAAATTCTAACATTGTGTTAATGATTTGAATTTATTAATTCAATCTAGGaagattgtaaaaaataaaaaaagatcttattatatttactgaaatgatttatgtttatcatttatttatatatattttattgtaatcTTATTCGAAGggtctctcatatttacttttactttctttaacgggttttgtttgtaagaggattggatttaatgtgatgttttttttatattgctgagtaaaatattgaaaaaacattgactcattgtcacacctatggatcatgttttgttttgtcatgttatgtttttgattttggacaatcagtcacgttttgcacttcctggttttgtttgtttccatgccaacctcatgagttttcacctgtcacatccctgttctcagcctcacacctgttttcactaatagtcacagctatttaagtcactctttttcttgtcttcgtcctgggatcttcacactcacacgcaccctacccatgctgtccaaacctttacgccctgtccacagttccatgccgagtaagtttatatatttatgccacagtgcactcttttgtttcatgtctttagtcttgccatcatgctgtttaagtttatagttaaattttctttcatgcccttgagcaggtgtttttgtttcacgtttgtactgtttagccaagtttcttcctctttgtgagcgcccttagtttgattatttttgattagagtgtttaaataaaaacatgtacctgaattcacgcctggctcgtcctgtaatcccgctgcgtcgaaggagcacactcaatccacGTCAAGGCCTGacactcatattgtattgaaagtaccttaatgtgtctaaacattgtttacgtgtgtttaattgttcaataacaaaataaaataaatactcagaagtagaactggttagcaaataaactcttatattaacataaataatgttgaagtcatattacatgacattatataaatatgtatattaaatataatttgaatagttggcaagtaaacaaaatgcatttgccatacctaattgtattatatcaattataactcaaccccacactttacaacatgtattcacactttgttgtgtgaaaatattttacacaaacttacattcaattatagtaatgattataataagatatataacaatgtgtgttctggatctaaattaattcatggaaaataaattgataaacaatcctttttacctggaaacttatctccttaagtgtgcaaataaagtcttacgtattacttgtattacatttgaatagaaccttattgagcatattaacaagattatgttagaaaatgtgccgagtatgaaaaatgtcattttgaatttgcgtacaggatgtagaatgacgatgatcttcacccaccataaaacaaaacaggaagattggagcatgtggaaggaagttatgactgttataatttcccaccacaagggggcgatgttggtgtcgatatctatgactagtcatgatcagaccccgacctaaaggcctgctgaaagccactactagccaccacgcagtctgatagtttatatatcaatgatgaaatataaacattgcaacacatgccaatacggccactttagtttactaaattgcaatttaaatttcccgggtgttttttcttgaaaacgtcgcgtaatgatgacgtgtacgcttgacgtcacaggctgttaggaaatatgagcgctgcacacacacacacacacacacacacacacacacacacacacacacagctaaaagtcgtccgctttaacggcataattacacagtattttggagatctggatctatggatcacagcgaacatggatcccgacccaatgtcaaccaacaggtttcggtgagaaaattgtggtaaaaagtctcttcttaggtcagcttgtgccgcccataaagcagccgtcgacttccctgagacactggcctcaacacacccgtgaacacacacatctgactatcaggtactgttagactcactaaaacactagcaacacaatagaaagataagggatttcccagaatacacacacacacacacatatatatatatacatatatatatatataatcctccatattggcagccatagtgattcatttattcagcagAGCAATACAACTTGGATccgacaaaaaagtaaacacaaatgctgtcttcctcgctgataaaacatgatagcaacatgcatctgctagctcacgatcgcccccacttctcaatgtggcgagttggagtactacaagaggcactctaatacagtacttaaatctgtattttgataatgatgatgatgatgatgatgatgatgtatctgTTCAAGTAAAcaaattgatccacaagggataacaaccctttccacagactacacacacataataaacatcaatcttagaagcatacaacaatatatttgaagaagactttagggttgaaagtgaagatgtgaggtgaaataagtacaaatgcagcaataaaaacaagcaactccactcacgatggctctaaagttcagtgatgtgttgctaacttcagcctttttcttctttgttgatgttttgctgtagttaacatccatgatgtaacaatgctgctaatctatagagtccacattttgttaaatattttattaattcatacttttaattggataataacatcaataaaaatacataggaagaaaatgtgtgaaaaaaaaccCCAAGTGAAAATAAAGATGTCCTCTCTTTAACAATGAGAAAATCAAATAAATTAGTAGCTACATacatgatattcaatacatgcacacaacttaaaaactccaggacaacatataacagtagaagatgagaatcactacatacaacatcaaatatacattcatattaaagggggacattatcacaatttcagaagagttaaaaccaataaaaatcagttcccagtggcttattttatttttcgaagtttttttcaaaattttaccaatcatggaatatcccaaaaaaaggctttaaagtgcctgattttcgctatctgtaaatccaccgtctattttcctgtgacgtcacatagtgatgccaatacaatcaaacatggcggatagaccagcaagatatagcgacattagctcggattcagattcggatttcagcggcttaagcgattcaacagattacacatgtattgaaacggagggttggagtgtggaggcagatagcgaaaacgaaagtgaagaagaaactgaagctattgagtgaatagctattgaagctattcggcgattgccttccaaccaaagattgcatcttttgaccactggagcaacttaaatccgtcgattggtaagtgtttgtttggcattaaatgtgggtggagggaaaggctggatgcaaatatagctacaaatgtacatacagctagcctaaatagcacgttagcatcgattagctggcagtcaagccgcgaccaaatatgtctgattagcacataagtcaataacatcaacaaaactcacctttgtgatttcgttgactttatcgttggaaatgcatctgctttgagtgtcgcaggatatccatacatctctgagccatgtctgtcgtagcatcgccggtaaaatgtgcagaccaaacgagggactttcgcatcttttgacactggagcaacttaaacccgtcgattggtatgtgtttgtttggcattaaatgtgggtggagggaaaggctggatgcaaatatagctacaaatgtacatacagctagcctacatagcattttagcataggttagcatgccgtgctaatcgatgcagaCTCCAcgcaaatcaacttgaatccgtccctgatcttgttgttacaccctctgacaacacaccgacgaggcataatgtctccaaggtacggaaaacagtcgaaaaaacggaaaataactgagctgaTATGACtcagtgtttgcaatgtgtttgaaaaaattgcGGCTTGACTCCCTATGTGACATCATaaagaataatagaaaggcgtttaattcgcgaaagttcacccatttacagttcgaaaatcggttaagaaaatatatggtcttttttctgcaacatcaaggtatatattgacgcttacataggtctggtgataatgttcccctttaagcgattcCACAGATAtcgcgtgtattgaaacggatggttggagtgtggaagcagatagcaaaaattaaattgaagaagaaactgaagctattgagcgaatagctattgaagctattcagcgatcgccttctaaccaaagattgcatcttttgaccactggagcaacttaaatatgtcgattggtaagtgtttgtttggcattaaatgtgggtggagggaaaggctggatgcaaatatagctacaaatgtacatacaactagcctaaatagaatgttagcattgattagctggcagtcatgccgtgtacaaatatgtctgattagcacataagtcaataacatcaacaaaactcacctttgtgatttcgttgactttatcgttggaaatgcatctgctttgagtgtcacaggatatccacacctctgtgccatgtctgtcgtagcatcgccggtaaaatgtgcagaacaaacaagggactttcgcatcttttgacaatggtgcaacttgaatctgtcgattggtatgtgtttgtttggccttaaatgtgggtggagagaaaggctggatgtaaatataggtGCAAATGAGGCATAGCGATGCGATATGTacctacagctagcctaaatagcatgttagcattgattagcatgacgttctaatcaatgcacattccaacttgaatccgtccctgatcgtgttgttacaccctccgacaacccaccgacgaggcatgatgtctccaagggacggaaaacagtagtaaaaaaaaaaaaaataacagagctgatttgacttgtgtgtgtaatgtgtttgaggaaatggcggattgcttcccattgtgatgtcacgggtaaaaggtcatcgctctgacagcgaacaattgagaggtgtttaaatcgccaaattcgcccttttagagttcggaaatcggttaaaaaacatgtggtcttttttctgcaacatcaaggtatatattgactcttacatatgtctggtgataatgttcccctttaaacatgatGTGGTATTagagtacatttagcacaatcactgtttataagtgtttttaaatccctgcagcttccatgactgttacacacttgtgtttactgacctgatacttaTACCTGAACCTTttatcacacacagtgcaactcaacgggttctctccagtgtgtgttctcatgtgtttggtcatgtattgctttctggagaaactcttcttacaaatagAGCAAGTaacaggtttctctccagtatgtgttctcatgtgtgtggtcatgacaagctttgtggagaaactcttcttacaaatagAGCAAGTaacaggtttctctccagtatgtgttctcatgtgtgtggtcatgacaagctttgtggagaaactcttcttacaaatagAGCAAGTAACAGGTTTCTCTCCAgcatgtgttctcatgtgtgtggacatgacaagctttgtggagaaactcttcttacaaacagagcaagtaaaaggtttctttccagtgtgtgttctcatgtgtgtggtcatgtcaagctttctggagaaactcttcttacaaacagagcaagtaaaaggtttctctccagtatgtattctcatgtgtattgtAATATAACTCTTGTGTTTAAATGATTTCTCACATTCAGAGCAGTccaagtgtttgttgttagtgtgatgtcttgTATCACCTTTAcagtcatttttactctccaaaggttcttgaatgtggtcactgtgatcagaagactgtgacatcatgtggtccatgtctgacagtggagcaaagatgctgtctggttgtgactttatatcttcacaatgctctccatcagcttctgtgatgtgttgacttacaagctccgcccctctgttctcctcactttgactgtgatgaagctgtaaggactgagcttcatcttcatcattagccTCCTCCACCCTTTGAAGCTGCTTcgacagttcctcctcttcctctttaatgtgggagggggtctgtagctccttctgtcccacactggaggtccactcctgctgcttggagggaatctcttcatgactctctgctgacacctgctggacgtctgcagaacataaaacacaaatgaggtgttactgtattgaagtttgcagtattcaaactattcacatgtgagataggccaaatagacagtgatgggcaagcgacctggaaaatgtagtaagctaagctacaagttactctccattaaatgtagctaagctatcctcagagaattgtagcaagctacactacacgctacactgcaaaagtagcttgccacatcaaagctacatttaacagcatttctatctattggcccacatgtataatatcagtgttaatgtaactgagagtgtacacatggacccagtgagagaactacatgtcttcaactcatcactgagcttgttccaccatttaactcctaaaactgaaatacatttgtattttgtattccttcttactttacctatttcaaaaatcaatatccccgtaaatgatagttttctcttcttaattgaaataaccgaataatacaagctggaagactgttgctttactcgaaatataatttccaaggtttttaaaaacacaatatctgaaaattTCGACATATtagaactcataaataatggattggtatgtccatagtagcacgctttgtgtattattctgatgacccttttttgaagttgaataattgggtctatatttgttttataaacatttctccaaacttcaacacaatatgttaaatatggaaaaacaatagaataatataacatatgcagacatgtcttattcagcatg
Above is a genomic segment from Nerophis ophidion isolate RoL-2023_Sa unplaced genomic scaffold, RoL_Noph_v1.0 HiC_scaffold_127, whole genome shotgun sequence containing:
- the LOC133547493 gene encoding zinc finger protein OZF-like, with product MSQEGECLLGQEEADVSKFPLTVVSVKTEEHEDKPPESSQLHHSPNVQQVSAESHEEIPSKQQEWTSSVGQKELQTPSHIKEEEEELSKQLQRVEEANDEDEAQSLQLHHSQSEENRGAELVSQHITEADGEHCEDIKSQPDSIFAPLSDMDHMMSQSSDHSDHIQEPLESKNDCKGDTRHHTNNKHLDCSECEKSFKHKSYITIHMRIHTGEKPFTCSVCKKSFSRKLDMTTHMRTHTGKKPFTCSVCKKSFSTKLVMSTHMRTHAGEKPVTCSICKKSFSTKLVMTTHMRTHTGEKPVTCSICKKSFSTKLVMTTHMRTHTGEKPVTCSICKKSFSRKQYMTKHMRTHTGENPLSCTVCDKRFRYKYQVSKHKCVTVMEAAGI